In Helianthus annuus cultivar XRQ/B chromosome 8, HanXRQr2.0-SUNRISE, whole genome shotgun sequence, a single genomic region encodes these proteins:
- the LOC110870527 gene encoding extensin-like, which translates to MWVVNTNTGQGEYQPLPTENSPRHTIPTKSTNVPTRPNVRKFINMPPRVRGRGKGPMRGGPSTAGPSHSRTPSASFSTSDSHDLWGQPFEPARHSVSLSSSPSFHPSFGPLVPDEPQHSHHSQQSHHSLESYQSHHSLQSHSFHHSDSLYSPGQFNPNDYVNDFLGYNPLGPEDHFSQEMEADDDPDPEMRTGTPGHLISISSGSPFQGSPYHGPDSFHEKMATYDWFFTPSYHSSPAQPPLVEPQLQAVSPPLLPVEEPPQPPPEPPRQRRNAHMSVRGGPRFSSPQGSNSYPSIPEDPQMGGPSNAAPEIEPPPASYAPPQPPMGFDNPIPTYSGSSGYNPYENPSDYGTQDPYLTAAQYHHLYPSSYPPVLPTGYPVQGYQYPPYQQPPPQQQQ; encoded by the exons ATGTGGGTGGTGAATACCAATACTGGCCAAGGTGAGTATCAGCCATTACCGACGGAAAATTCCCCACGGCACACCATCCCCACAAAGTCGACAAATGTCCCCACCCGTCCAAATGTCCG GAAGTTCATCAACATGCCTCCAAGAGTAAGGGGAAGAGGCAAGGGTCCCATGCGAGGGGGACCGTCGACAGCAGGACCATCTCATAGTCGCACTCCATCGGCGTCCTTTTCTACCTCTGACTCTCACGATCTGTGGGGTCAACCTTTTGAGCCAGCAAGACATTCTGTCTCTCTAAGCTCATCGCCTTCTTTCCACCCGTCCTTTGGGCCACTTGTTCCTGATGAACCCCAACACTCACACCACTCTCAGCAATCTCATCATTCTCTCGAGTCTTACCAGTCGCACCACTCTTTGCAATCCCATTCGTTCCACCATTCTGATTCCCTCTACTCCCCGGGGCAATTTAACCCGAACGATTATGTTAACGATTTTCTTGGTTACAACCCTTTGGGCCCTGAGGACCATTTTTCTCAGGAGATGGAAGCGGACGATGATCCAGATCCGGAGATGCGGACCGGAACGCCGGGCCACCTAATAAGCATATCAAGCGGATCTCCTTTTCAGGGATCACCTTACCATGGGCCCGACTCGTTCCACGAGAAAATGGCCACATATGATTGGTTCTTTACCCCATCATACCACAGCTCTCCAGCCCAACCACCTTTGGTTGAACCCCAACTCCAAGCTGTTTCACCACCGCTACTTCCTGTAGAGGAGCCACCGCAGCCACCTCCCGAGCCTCCGAGGCAAAGGAGGAACGCACATATGTCCGTGCGGGGAGGACCTCGTTTCAGTTCTCCCCAGGGTTCGAATTCTTATCCCTCTATTCCGGAGGACCCCCAGATGGGTGGGCCCTCGAATGCGGCGCCGGAGATTGAACCTCCGCCAGCTTCTTATGCACCACCTCAGCCGCctatgggttttgataacccaatcccgaCCTACTCAGGTTCTTCTGGGTATAATCCTTATGAAAACCCATCAGACTATGGAACTCAAGACCCGTACCTTACGGCTGCGCAGTATCATcacctttacccttcttcttaCCCTCCAGTTCTTCCAACTGGATACCCGGTACAGGGTTATCAGTACCCACCGTACCAGCAACCTCCTCCAcagcagcagcagtag